One window of the Populus nigra chromosome 4, ddPopNigr1.1, whole genome shotgun sequence genome contains the following:
- the LOC133690543 gene encoding non-specific lipid transfer protein GPI-anchored 31-like, whose translation MKTALFITCILATLAVLANSAQHGSPPKSPAPAPSVDCSDVAFDMLDCVTYLSDGNAEKPTDSCCAGFEAVLSLDDDQCLCFALKHSADFAGVAVNLTRAAALSSECGVSAPPLSRCGISVPPSGAPEPAAPSPVLENDQPSAPAPAPSNSDDNGRSAAAPATSDVPAQAPAKGTACAVSAPSSVLISSAVASALSLFLWI comes from the exons atgaagACAGCTCTCTTCATTACATGCATTTTGGCCACGCTGGCTGTGCTAGCAAACAGTGCGCAACATGGATCACCTCCAAAATCACCAGCACCGGCACCATCAGTAGATTGTAGCGATGTTGCATTTGACATGTTGGATTGTGTAACCTATTTGTCAGATGGCAATGCGGAGAAGCCCACTGATTCTTGCTGTGCTGGGTTTGAAGCAGTGCTTAGTCTGGATGATGATCAGTGCTTATGTTTTGCATTAAAGCACAGTGCAGATTTTGCCGGCGTTGCAGTGAATCTTACTAGGGCTGCAGCTTTATCTTCTGAGTGTGGAGTGTCTGCTCCTCCTCTTAGTAGATGTGGCA TCTCCGTGCCTCCTTCCGGTGCACCTG AGCCAGCTGCACCATCTCCTGTTTTAGAGAATGACCAGCCTTCAGCCCCAGCTCCAGCGCCATCGAACAGTGATGATAATGGGAGATCAGCAGCAGCTCCAGCAACTAGTGATGTACCAGCACAAGCACCAGCAAAAGGGACGGCATGTGCTGTCTCTGCACCCTCTTCGGTTCTTATTAGCTCCGCTGTTGCTTccgctctttctctctttctgtgGATTTGA